One Ostrinia nubilalis chromosome 6, ilOstNubi1.1, whole genome shotgun sequence genomic region harbors:
- the LOC135072896 gene encoding neuroendocrine protein 7B2, with product MGPHEALFLAISIVGTMGFIPHGSIGGKEHILTEALLREVVERMGKEFNDAASSYLDFPSSDRHLALMARANKELENEQLDYDSLIDGNPNPSLRDQEYLQHSSLWGHQYVTGGAGEGDQRLHPSGVVPNRQMVKTDAVLPAYCNPPNPCPVGYTEDQGCISEFENTAAFSREYQLSQRCMCDGEHMFSCPESPSELDMRFPDHHKNLVAKKYKPDVENPYLMGERLPIAAKKGFDVIVY from the exons ATGGGCCCGCACGAAGCGCTCTTCTTGGCGATAAGCATCGTCGGAACCATGGGCTTTATCCCCCATGGTTCTATTGGGGGAaag GAGCACATCCTCACCGAAGCTTTACTTCGTGAGGTCGTCGAGCGTATGGGGAAGGAGTTCAACGACGCAGCTTCGAGTTATCTGGATTTCCCGTCTAGTGACAGGCACCTGGCCCTCATGGCTCGGGCCAATAAGGAGCTGGAGAACGAGCAGTTGGACTACGATTCCCTCATCGACGGCAACCCAAACCCAAGCTTGCGCGATCAGGAATATTTGCAGCACAG CTCACTATGGGGGCATCAGTACGTGACTGGGGGTGCCGGGGAAGGCGACCAGCGTCTTCACCCTTCAGGAGTGGTGCCCAACCGGCAGATGGTGAAGACCGACGCCGTGTTGCCGGCCTACTGCAACCCCCCCAATCCATGCCCCGTTGGTTACACTG AAGACCAAGGCTGCATCAGCGAGTTCGAGAACACGGCTGCCTTCAGCCGCGAGTATCAGCTGTCGCAGCGCTGCATGTGCGACGGGGAACACATGTTCAGCTGCCCAGAGTCGCCCTCTGAGCTGGACATGCGCTTCCCTGACCACCACAAGAACCTGGTTGCCAAGAAGTATAAGCCTGAC gtgGAAAATCCATACTTGATGGGTGAGCGGCTGCCTATAGCGGCCAAAAAAGGTTTTGATGTTATTGTATACTaa